A DNA window from Caretta caretta isolate rCarCar2 chromosome 7, rCarCar1.hap1, whole genome shotgun sequence contains the following coding sequences:
- the CSKMT gene encoding citrate synthase-lysine N-methyltransferase CSKMT, mitochondrial produces MAALMLPPRSGPALRTLLRPLCSWADGLFHSMAQPGTWDRFYTQQDIAGTPRHFNWFFDYTAISGLLLPTLQGCGPSEPNTSPTRVLDVGCGTSDLGLGLYRDSPRPVHISCVDVSPVAIRSLHRLLQEVPPPRHPLSQLHLHVADATDLEGGGFGDGSFHLVLDKGTCDSLLRCPQGPGQAGRLVAECLRVLRPGGSLLQFSDEDPDARVPFLEQAGGAGVTVQEVGHIGGICYYVYTLCRLAPETPTNGALD; encoded by the coding sequence ATGGCCTGTTCCACAGCATGGCCCAGCCTGGCACATGGGACCGCTTCTACACGCAGCAGGACATAGCTGGCACCCCCAGACATTTCAACTGGTTCTTCGACTACACAGCCATCTCCGGGCTCCTGCTCCCAACCCTGCAGGGGTGTGGCCCCTCAGAACCCAACACCAGCCCCACTCGGGTGCTCGATGTGGGCTGTGGCACTTCGGATCTGGGTCTGGGGCTATACCGGGACTCCCCACGCCCTGTCCACATCTCCTGTGTAGATGTGTCCCCTGTGGCCATCAGGTCTCTCCACCGGCTGCTCCAGGAAGTCCCCCCACCCCGACACCCCCTCTCCCAGCTTCACCTCCATGTGGCTGATGCCACTGACCTTGAGGGGGGTGGCTTTGGCGATGGTTCTTTCCACCTGGTGCTGGACAAGGGCACATGCGACTCACTCCTGCGCTGCCCCCAGGGGCCAGGCCAAGCTGGGCGGCTGGTGGCCGAGTGCCTACGAGTGCTGCGCCCTGGGGGCAGCTTGCTGCAGTTTTCAGATGAGGACCCAGATGCCAGGGTCCCTTtcctggagcaggctgggggggctggcGTGACAGTGCAGGAAGTCGGGCACATTGGTGGCATCTGCTACTATGTCTACACGCTCTGCCGGCTGGCCCCGGAGACACCAACCAATGGAGCACTGGACTAG